One Legionella lansingensis genomic region harbors:
- a CDS encoding alkaline phosphatase family protein, whose amino-acid sequence MKKILSLLFIFCSSLALANSHPPKLVVQLVVDQLRGDLLSKYQQKFGPDGFNYLLQHGLDYHNAHHPHANTVTCVGHATIATGSYPSLHGIVNNEWYDRASHHEINCVEDQQSPILATKHSHKSNVGRSPRNLIASTLSDEIVLAQKGQAFAVSLKDRSAITLAGHAGKAFWFDRDNGGFVTSRHYYTAYPQWVNDWNDHYVAKDQQWDLSAPKNSYTFANAPRFKNRFPGFGQSFPHHLGAPDSETYYKYLSMTPIADELTADFAIFLLQNEKLGTSEQKTDYLAISFSAVDAIGHQFGPNSLESEDNLLRLDKTLAKLLAAIDKQVGLQNTLIVLTADHGVSDAPVYLASHHIAENKALKLSQIQKIIETTLAKRFQLPANTLQAISLPYIYLDHQIIADHQLFINQVSAYLAESLRQQPGIFQAYSIPLANTEHDWLSTKVDKMAFPERSGDLYLVSPPYQALADKSEQRVAHGSPWQYDSYVPLLFVNPAFTAKRITTTVNTTDIAPTLATILSIKSPSATVGQPLLDVIKPFEART is encoded by the coding sequence GTGAAAAAAATACTAAGCCTGCTATTTATTTTTTGTTCAAGTTTGGCTTTAGCCAATAGTCACCCCCCCAAACTAGTGGTACAACTTGTTGTCGATCAGTTAAGAGGTGATTTGCTTAGCAAATATCAACAGAAATTTGGTCCCGATGGATTCAATTATCTTTTGCAACATGGTCTTGATTATCATAATGCCCATCATCCTCATGCCAATACAGTCACCTGTGTTGGCCATGCGACCATTGCTACCGGCAGTTACCCTTCTTTACACGGCATCGTTAATAATGAATGGTATGACAGGGCAAGCCATCATGAGATCAATTGCGTTGAAGACCAGCAAAGCCCCATTCTGGCTACCAAGCACTCACACAAATCGAATGTAGGCCGTTCACCGCGAAATCTTATAGCATCTACGTTGAGTGATGAAATTGTACTGGCACAAAAAGGTCAGGCTTTTGCCGTATCTTTGAAAGATCGCTCTGCAATCACCTTGGCTGGACATGCAGGGAAAGCGTTTTGGTTTGATCGAGACAATGGTGGTTTTGTAACCAGTCGACATTACTATACTGCCTATCCACAATGGGTTAATGATTGGAATGACCACTATGTAGCTAAAGATCAACAATGGGATTTAAGTGCCCCAAAGAACAGTTATACATTTGCCAATGCCCCCAGATTCAAGAATCGTTTCCCAGGATTCGGCCAATCCTTTCCTCATCATTTAGGTGCCCCTGACTCGGAAACCTACTACAAATATTTATCAATGACGCCTATTGCCGATGAACTGACTGCAGACTTTGCCATTTTTCTCTTGCAAAATGAGAAATTAGGCACTTCTGAGCAAAAGACGGATTATTTGGCCATAAGTTTTTCAGCCGTTGATGCAATTGGACACCAATTCGGACCCAATAGTCTTGAATCCGAGGATAATCTTTTACGTTTAGATAAAACGCTGGCAAAATTGCTGGCTGCAATTGATAAGCAGGTGGGTTTGCAAAATACCTTAATCGTTCTTACAGCTGATCATGGTGTGAGTGATGCGCCGGTTTATCTTGCTTCCCATCATATCGCTGAGAATAAGGCTTTAAAGCTTTCTCAGATACAAAAAATAATAGAAACAACCTTGGCTAAACGCTTTCAACTGCCTGCCAACACATTGCAAGCCATTTCTTTGCCTTATATTTATCTTGATCATCAAATCATTGCTGATCATCAATTATTCATTAACCAGGTCAGTGCTTATTTAGCTGAAAGCTTGCGTCAACAACCAGGTATTTTCCAAGCTTACAGCATACCACTAGCCAATACAGAACATGATTGGTTAAGCACTAAAGTTGACAAAATGGCATTCCCTGAACGTTCTGGTGATCTCTATCTTGTTTCCCCACCTTATCAGGCCCTAGCAGATAAAAGTGAGCAACGTGTGGCTCATGGAAGCCCTTGGCAATACGATAGTTATGTTCCTTTGTTATTTGTAAACCCTGCTTTTACTGCAAAACGGATCACCACAACGGTTAACACGACAGATATCGCTCCCACCCTTGCAACTATTCTGTCTATCAAATCACCTTCTGCTACTGTCGGACAACCTCTGTTGGACGTTATCAAGCCTTTTGAAGCCAGGACTTGA
- a CDS encoding PqiC family protein, whose amino-acid sequence MKITKITLLLTLSFLLLACGRSKEAQFYLLNPLPPQKQNGQPYRYLQIGIDEINIPPYTEKPQLMIHCTPHRLELEEYHQWAEALDKNITRVVETNLSNLLPGAIVESSPWNSRFKPGYHLQIDISQLDIDVHGYSSLAAEYLIYHEDELVKKGTVYYHTKVPVVNIESLVISVNTNLSCLTQEIARVFARMSIKDK is encoded by the coding sequence GTGAAAATAACTAAAATAACTTTGCTGTTAACACTGAGTTTTCTCCTTCTTGCTTGCGGACGTAGCAAGGAAGCGCAGTTTTATCTATTAAATCCTCTTCCACCACAAAAACAAAACGGTCAGCCCTACCGTTACCTACAAATAGGAATCGATGAAATAAATATTCCTCCATATACTGAAAAACCACAATTGATGATTCATTGCACACCCCATCGTCTAGAGCTGGAAGAATATCATCAGTGGGCTGAGGCACTCGATAAAAACATAACACGGGTTGTGGAAACGAATCTTTCCAATTTACTGCCCGGAGCCATTGTCGAAAGTTCACCGTGGAACAGTCGATTCAAACCTGGCTATCACTTGCAGATTGATATTTCGCAGTTGGACATTGATGTTCATGGTTACAGCTCCCTCGCAGCTGAGTATCTTATCTATCATGAAGACGAACTTGTTAAAAAAGGAACCGTCTATTATCACACCAAAGTCCCCGTGGTTAACATTGAATCGCTTGTAATTAGCGTGAATACTAACCTTAGTTGTTTAACCCAGGAAATTGCGCGAGTTTTTGCACGTATGAGTATCAAAGATAAATAA
- a CDS encoding MlaD family protein — MLLGAAFFYEEYKRAQVQTFVMFFKGSLRGLTAAAPVTYRGVKIGEVNLIEITENKAGTNVRIPVYVQFFVEKTFGFSQDPIRLLINNGYIGNISKPNLLTGVAEVELIKSSSPRKFKQTYYHGYPIFPTQNIIEKSTSIDEALDAAKKTLQDISELVRSREVRDTIEAAHRMAESLDRLAYSLNQNVPSVVAYLDQSLKQISNAAYSTQNLMDYLSRYPESLLRGKR; from the coding sequence ATGCTTCTGGGCGCCGCCTTTTTTTATGAAGAGTACAAACGTGCCCAAGTGCAAACCTTTGTTATGTTTTTCAAAGGCTCACTCAGGGGATTAACAGCCGCAGCACCTGTCACTTATCGTGGTGTTAAGATCGGTGAAGTCAATCTTATTGAAATAACGGAAAATAAGGCCGGGACGAATGTCAGAATTCCTGTATATGTGCAATTTTTCGTTGAGAAAACCTTTGGCTTTAGCCAAGACCCAATACGTCTTCTAATTAATAATGGTTACATTGGCAATATAAGCAAACCCAATTTACTAACCGGTGTCGCAGAAGTAGAGTTGATAAAATCATCTTCACCAAGGAAGTTCAAACAGACTTATTATCATGGCTACCCTATCTTCCCTACTCAAAATATCATTGAGAAATCCACAAGCATTGATGAGGCATTAGACGCTGCCAAAAAGACACTTCAAGACATCAGTGAATTGGTACGCTCACGAGAAGTCCGTGACACGATTGAAGCAGCCCATAGAATGGCTGAAAGTCTCGATAGATTAGCTTATAGCCTAAATCAAAATGTGCCCAGTGTTGTGGCTTATCTCGATCAGAGCTTAAAGCAAATTTCTAATGCGGCTTATTCCACTCAAAATTTAATGGATTATTTATCAAGGTACCCAGAATCCTTGCTACGAGGTAAACGGTGA
- a CDS encoding flavin-containing monooxygenase, translating to MMKISPNALKICIIGAGPSGIAAAKNLLQEGLYNITVFEKNSQLGGNWVFDEENTHSSIYETTHIISSKRLSEFEDFPMPWEYPDYPSHVQILKYFADYAEYFKLHQFIKFNSTVEKAYPVENNRWRVIYRDERGQFEADFDYLLVANGHHWDPLSPQYPGAFLGETLHAHQYKKAAPFKDKRVLVVGGGNSACDIAVEISRISPKTCISMRRGQHIFPKFIFGKPTDILFSKINWIPLGLKQHLAKGAIRILQGRYPKYKLQKPTCKPLEIHPTINSELLYFIRHGKILPRAGIERFEGNTVHFVDGRNDDFDVVIFATGYKISFPFFDKELIEYSTKTDISLYRKMMHPEFDNLYFIGLVQPQGCIWPLADYQAKIAAKIIAGTLQRPANLVDKIKKEIKQTRRNYKGSIRHALEVDYLAFRRLLLKELKKEKK from the coding sequence ATGATGAAAATATCTCCGAATGCCTTGAAAATTTGTATCATTGGTGCAGGCCCCTCTGGAATTGCTGCCGCAAAAAACCTCCTTCAAGAAGGGTTGTATAATATCACGGTCTTCGAGAAGAATTCTCAGTTAGGTGGTAATTGGGTTTTCGACGAAGAAAATACGCACTCAAGCATTTATGAAACCACGCATATCATTAGCTCTAAGCGCTTGTCTGAGTTTGAAGATTTTCCCATGCCTTGGGAATATCCGGATTATCCATCTCATGTCCAGATACTAAAATATTTTGCAGATTACGCAGAGTATTTTAAATTACATCAATTTATAAAATTCAATTCAACGGTGGAGAAAGCCTACCCCGTTGAAAACAATCGATGGCGAGTCATTTACCGAGATGAGAGAGGGCAATTTGAAGCTGACTTTGACTATCTATTGGTAGCCAATGGACATCATTGGGATCCCTTATCGCCTCAGTACCCTGGTGCGTTTCTAGGTGAAACACTGCACGCTCATCAGTATAAAAAAGCGGCTCCCTTTAAAGATAAGCGAGTACTTGTAGTCGGTGGAGGCAATTCAGCATGTGATATTGCCGTAGAAATTTCCCGCATATCCCCAAAAACATGCATTAGCATGCGTCGAGGTCAACATATTTTTCCTAAATTTATCTTCGGCAAACCAACCGATATCCTTTTCTCCAAAATCAATTGGATTCCGTTGGGATTGAAACAGCACCTGGCTAAGGGGGCCATTCGTATACTCCAGGGACGCTATCCCAAATATAAATTACAAAAACCCACCTGTAAGCCACTAGAAATTCATCCGACCATTAATTCTGAGCTTCTCTATTTCATAAGGCATGGGAAAATTCTCCCTCGCGCAGGCATTGAGCGCTTTGAAGGAAATACTGTTCACTTTGTTGATGGACGGAACGATGATTTTGATGTGGTGATTTTTGCAACGGGTTATAAGATAAGTTTTCCATTTTTTGATAAGGAATTAATTGAATACAGCACTAAAACAGATATCTCACTTTACCGCAAAATGATGCATCCAGAATTTGACAACCTATATTTTATTGGATTGGTGCAACCCCAAGGCTGTATCTGGCCCCTTGCTGATTATCAAGCCAAAATTGCTGCGAAAATCATTGCCGGCACTTTGCAGCGACCAGCCAATTTGGTGGATAAAATCAAAAAGGAAATCAAGCAAACACGTCGCAACTATAAAGGAAGCATCAGGCATGCCCTCGAAGTCGATTATCTAGCATTCCGCCGTTTGCTGTTGAAAGAGTTAAAGAAAGAGAAAAAGTAG
- a CDS encoding DMT family transporter yields the protein MNSQTLRALLLLTLLGFIWGSGYTLAKYAMTNGVSPLGYAFWQSCGPALLLTGLCLLSGNGPFLNLRYWPYFLICGLIGITIPNTNMYFIASHIPAGLLAVLVNTVPLFVYPMALFAKQEHYDGWRVLAIMIGLIGILMIIDPTMQGLLSSWSLLALISPFGFALCSIYITAKQPSALNALRGASGMLIASSLLLLPLVLQQHAFYPLTLPLSTPQQVVILEIILSSIGYLLFFKLLSMAGPVFYSLTGGIVALTGLFWDFVVFDALPDKTRALASLLIIFALFLLSWRQSRQLQEAR from the coding sequence GTGAATTCTCAAACATTACGTGCCTTACTGCTATTAACATTATTGGGATTTATCTGGGGATCCGGCTACACGCTCGCCAAATATGCTATGACCAATGGTGTATCTCCCTTGGGTTATGCTTTTTGGCAATCTTGTGGCCCGGCACTCTTGCTAACAGGACTTTGTTTGCTCAGTGGCAATGGCCCTTTTTTAAATTTACGTTACTGGCCTTATTTTCTTATTTGCGGGTTAATAGGAATCACCATTCCAAACACCAATATGTATTTCATTGCCAGTCATATACCAGCGGGTCTCTTAGCCGTTCTGGTAAATACTGTTCCATTATTCGTATATCCAATGGCGTTATTCGCCAAACAGGAGCATTATGATGGTTGGCGAGTTCTCGCCATAATGATAGGTCTTATTGGTATATTGATGATCATTGATCCAACGATGCAGGGTTTATTATCCAGCTGGTCTCTTCTTGCCCTAATTAGTCCTTTTGGATTTGCTCTTTGTTCAATTTATATCACCGCCAAGCAACCATCTGCATTGAATGCCCTTCGAGGTGCCAGCGGGATGTTAATTGCTTCCAGTCTTTTGCTCTTGCCCCTGGTGCTGCAACAACATGCATTCTACCCCCTTACACTTCCTTTGAGCACACCACAGCAAGTCGTTATTTTAGAAATCATTTTATCGAGTATTGGTTACTTATTATTTTTCAAGCTTCTCAGCATGGCTGGGCCGGTTTTTTATAGTCTAACAGGCGGAATAGTTGCACTGACGGGTTTATTTTGGGATTTTGTTGTATTTGATGCGCTTCCAGACAAAACGAGAGCTTTGGCCAGTCTGTTAATTATTTTTGCTCTTTTTCTGCTATCATGGCGGCAATCCAGACAATTGCAGGAGGCTAGATGA
- a CDS encoding rhodanese-like domain-containing protein yields the protein MGQLGQFIVNHWVLWLTLLIILILIFVNELLALKKRAKELSPQAAVDLINHENAVVIDLRDVETFRSGHIIDSIRANTEDFEQQRMEKYKTKPVILVCARGIHSAQLAAKLKLAGFTQPLVLSGGITAWQAAGLPIVKGK from the coding sequence ATGGGGCAGCTAGGTCAATTTATTGTAAACCATTGGGTACTTTGGCTCACACTTTTGATTATTTTAATCTTAATCTTCGTTAATGAGCTATTAGCACTAAAAAAACGAGCTAAAGAGCTGTCCCCACAGGCTGCTGTGGATCTAATTAATCATGAAAATGCTGTGGTAATTGATTTACGTGATGTCGAAACGTTTCGTAGCGGCCACATTATCGACTCCATCCGCGCCAATACAGAAGATTTCGAGCAGCAGCGTATGGAAAAATATAAAACGAAACCGGTAATTCTGGTTTGTGCACGTGGTATACATTCAGCACAACTGGCAGCCAAGTTAAAACTAGCGGGGTTTACGCAACCTCTCGTTCTATCAGGAGGTATAACCGCTTGGCAAGCTGCTGGATTACCCATTGTTAAAGGAAAATAG
- the secB gene encoding protein-export chaperone SecB — translation MTEQARAGQNTEAQFMIQRVYMKDSSFEAPNTPGIFQHQWEPELSLDINTQHTKLETDVYEVVLTVTATVKNKNSTAFLAEIKQAGIFTIQGTSKEQLDHLLNSFCPNILFPYAREAITSQVIRGSFPQLVLAPINFDALYMQQLKEKQNAANTKEQEETR, via the coding sequence ATGACAGAACAAGCACGTGCTGGACAGAATACAGAAGCACAGTTCATGATTCAGCGAGTTTATATGAAAGATTCTTCTTTCGAGGCGCCTAATACCCCGGGCATCTTTCAGCATCAATGGGAGCCTGAGCTCTCCTTGGATATAAACACGCAACACACTAAATTGGAAACTGATGTTTACGAGGTCGTATTAACAGTTACCGCCACAGTAAAGAATAAAAACAGCACAGCTTTTTTGGCTGAAATCAAGCAGGCTGGTATTTTCACCATCCAAGGCACGTCGAAAGAGCAGCTTGATCATTTACTAAATAGTTTCTGTCCAAATATTCTCTTTCCATATGCACGTGAAGCCATTACTTCGCAAGTCATTCGAGGTAGTTTCCCACAACTCGTACTTGCTCCAATTAACTTTGATGCGCTCTACATGCAGCAGTTAAAAGAGAAGCAAAACGCTGCTAACACCAAAGAGCAGGAAGAAACTCGTTAA
- the htpX gene encoding zinc metalloprotease HtpX — MNNIRTFILLAALTALLLVIGNLLGGQTGFIFALVFAVIMNFGAYWFSDTIVLRMYDAQPLDPNHPVYTIVSQLAKKAQIPMPKVYAVDNPTPNAFATGRNPQHASIAVTTGLLNRLTPEELTGVLAHEMSHVTHRDTLISVIAATLAGAISGIANMFMWTSMFTHGDEDRPNPIVAILMMILAPLAAAMVQMAVSRSREYEADAGGAKLCGQPLWLASALGKLEVANQQGQFQQAEAHPTTAHLFIVNPLSGEGLANLFATHPPIAERIKRLQEMAL, encoded by the coding sequence ATGAATAATATTAGAACATTTATCCTACTTGCAGCATTAACGGCACTGTTGCTTGTTATTGGCAATTTGTTGGGGGGCCAAACAGGGTTCATTTTTGCGTTAGTCTTTGCGGTCATTATGAATTTTGGTGCCTATTGGTTTTCTGACACCATTGTTTTACGGATGTATGATGCACAGCCTTTAGACCCTAATCACCCCGTTTATACAATTGTTTCTCAATTAGCAAAAAAAGCACAAATCCCTATGCCCAAAGTTTATGCTGTGGATAATCCAACGCCAAACGCTTTTGCAACGGGACGCAACCCCCAACATGCCAGTATTGCCGTAACAACAGGGCTCTTGAATCGCCTGACCCCAGAAGAGCTAACTGGCGTCTTGGCGCATGAAATGTCTCACGTTACTCATCGCGATACCCTAATTAGTGTCATTGCAGCAACATTAGCGGGGGCGATTAGTGGTATAGCGAATATGTTCATGTGGACATCAATGTTTACTCATGGCGATGAAGACCGCCCCAATCCCATTGTCGCCATCTTGATGATGATCTTAGCGCCTCTAGCTGCGGCGATGGTACAAATGGCTGTCTCTCGTTCTCGCGAATATGAGGCAGATGCAGGAGGAGCTAAATTATGTGGTCAGCCGTTATGGCTTGCCAGTGCCTTAGGAAAACTTGAAGTAGCCAATCAACAAGGACAATTTCAACAAGCTGAGGCGCACCCTACCACAGCCCATCTCTTCATTGTTAATCCTCTGAGCGGTGAAGGATTAGCAAATCTTTTCGCAACACACCCTCCCATTGCTGAGCGAATAAAGCGTTTGCAGGAAATGGCTCTCTAG
- the def gene encoding peptide deformylase, with protein sequence MSSKPVLKMGNRQLAISSVPLENFEHQGGSYPGLTDLLQDMLDTMKEKGGVGIAAPQIGCNKRVIMFGFEKSQRYPKEKPVPFTILINPVLKILSTDMNDGWEGCLSVPGLRGLVSRYNKIAYCGFDPQGKRIEGIAQGFHARIIQHECDHLDGILFPQRLQDLRFFGFEDELQL encoded by the coding sequence ATGTCAAGTAAACCGGTCTTAAAAATGGGTAATAGGCAATTGGCAATCTCGTCGGTCCCTCTTGAGAACTTTGAGCATCAAGGAGGTTCTTATCCCGGATTGACTGACTTGCTGCAGGATATGTTAGACACTATGAAAGAGAAGGGTGGGGTGGGTATTGCTGCTCCACAAATCGGTTGTAATAAACGCGTGATCATGTTTGGCTTTGAAAAGAGTCAGCGTTACCCTAAGGAAAAACCTGTTCCGTTTACAATATTAATTAATCCTGTTCTAAAAATTCTGTCTACCGACATGAATGATGGATGGGAAGGCTGTTTAAGTGTTCCTGGCTTAAGAGGCCTTGTTTCTCGTTATAATAAAATCGCCTATTGTGGCTTCGACCCACAAGGGAAAAGGATTGAAGGCATTGCCCAAGGGTTCCATGCAAGAATTATTCAGCATGAATGTGATCATCTTGACGGTATTTTATTTCCCCAAAGATTACAGGATCTGCGCTTTTTTGGTTTTGAAGATGAACTTCAACTTTAA
- the grxC gene encoding glutaredoxin 3, with translation MADVIMYSTAYCPFCTKARDLLDKKGVTYTDIRVDEEPVKRDEMIAKSGRRTVPQIFINGQHIGGCDDMYALESQGHLDKLLRG, from the coding sequence ATGGCTGACGTGATCATGTATAGCACTGCCTATTGCCCATTCTGCACAAAGGCACGTGATTTATTAGACAAAAAGGGCGTTACCTATACTGACATTCGTGTTGACGAGGAGCCTGTAAAACGCGATGAAATGATTGCTAAGAGTGGCAGACGTACCGTACCGCAAATATTCATTAATGGCCAACATATTGGTGGTTGTGATGATATGTATGCTCTGGAGAGTCAAGGGCATTTAGATAAACTTTTACGAGGATAA
- the gshA gene encoding glutamate--cysteine ligase: MQASDVPVPHLTTAHCGPLHHVEKVILNQIATIEAWFREKWLETPPSITSSVDLRHAGFKLAPVDTNLFPAGFNNLNRDFLPLCVQAVQSVMVDSVPSCMKVLLIPESHTRNRFYLQSLSVLQDIFTQAGFVVRIGSLDPEVITPQEVSLDNGKTLLLEPIMRRGNRVGLPDFDPCTLLLNNDLSSGVPGILQDLEQQIQPTAKLGWSNRLKSNHFYFFSEVASEFAKLVNLDPWLINPYFTAVDDIDFMAQEGIEMLAVETEKLLSQIKDKYSTYGITEKPFAVIKADNGTYGMSVMMVHEGEELMQLNRKQRTRMAASKGGRKVDRVMVQEGVYTFETMPDGSVAEPVVYMIGQFVVGGFYRVHQGRGSNENLNAPGMHFEPLAFAQACNTPRWDLDVVDCPNRFYAYGVIARLAALAAAREIAAIK; this comes from the coding sequence ATGCAAGCTAGTGATGTTCCTGTACCTCATTTGACTACTGCACATTGCGGCCCCCTACATCATGTAGAGAAAGTTATTTTAAATCAAATAGCGACAATTGAAGCTTGGTTTAGGGAGAAATGGCTGGAAACACCGCCTTCTATCACTTCATCTGTTGATTTGCGTCATGCGGGTTTCAAATTAGCCCCTGTGGATACGAATTTATTTCCAGCGGGTTTCAACAACCTCAATCGTGATTTTTTGCCATTATGTGTCCAGGCTGTTCAATCCGTAATGGTTGATTCAGTTCCTAGTTGCATGAAAGTGTTATTGATTCCTGAGAGTCACACACGTAATCGATTTTATTTACAAAGCCTAAGCGTTTTACAAGATATTTTTACACAAGCAGGCTTTGTGGTGCGTATTGGTAGCTTGGACCCTGAGGTTATAACACCGCAGGAAGTTAGTCTTGATAATGGCAAGACGTTGCTTTTGGAACCTATCATGCGACGCGGCAATCGTGTGGGATTACCTGATTTTGATCCCTGCACTTTGCTACTGAATAATGACTTATCCTCTGGAGTGCCCGGGATCTTACAAGACTTGGAACAGCAAATCCAACCGACTGCGAAACTCGGTTGGTCCAACAGATTAAAATCTAATCACTTTTATTTTTTTAGCGAAGTAGCGTCTGAGTTTGCCAAATTGGTCAATTTAGATCCGTGGTTGATTAATCCTTATTTTACTGCCGTTGATGATATCGATTTTATGGCACAAGAAGGAATTGAAATGCTAGCAGTTGAGACTGAAAAATTGCTTTCGCAAATAAAAGATAAATACTCCACCTATGGTATTACAGAAAAACCTTTTGCTGTCATTAAAGCGGATAATGGCACCTATGGTATGAGTGTGATGATGGTTCATGAGGGGGAGGAGCTAATGCAATTGAATCGCAAACAGCGTACCCGTATGGCAGCAAGTAAGGGAGGTCGTAAAGTTGATCGTGTCATGGTGCAAGAGGGAGTCTATACATTTGAAACCATGCCGGACGGTTCTGTTGCTGAACCAGTGGTCTACATGATTGGTCAATTTGTTGTTGGAGGATTCTATCGTGTCCATCAAGGTCGTGGTAGCAATGAAAATTTGAATGCTCCAGGGATGCATTTTGAGCCGCTGGCTTTCGCGCAAGCTTGTAATACCCCGCGTTGGGATCTGGATGTGGTTGATTGCCCGAATCGTTTCTACGCTTATGGTGTGATAGCGCGACTTGCGGCATTAGCGGCTGCAAGAGAAATCGCTGCGATTAAATAA
- a CDS encoding lipase family protein, whose amino-acid sequence MSALSYRTISSVVLSFILLLSTLFLTNCMDLASQTPSKNKEGAKYKPGQVYTMRGLGGVFSTGMNRLENTLDRQYKVRTASTIWYKANKLSDYIIAHRKNKTLNGPIILIGHSLGANEQIKVAQNLYRAHIPVDLLITVDAVAPVEVPPNVKYVLNLYKPALVPLFSGLKIKAVDPEFTYVNNFDVSKLKDTYVNHFTIDKNKEIQKIMLENVLAVINKTNKKHG is encoded by the coding sequence ATGAGCGCTTTATCTTATCGCACAATTTCCTCTGTGGTTCTTTCATTCATTTTATTGCTAAGCACCCTATTCCTCACAAACTGTATGGATCTTGCCTCACAGACCCCTTCCAAAAACAAAGAAGGAGCAAAATACAAGCCAGGACAAGTTTATACCATGCGTGGCTTGGGCGGGGTATTTAGTACTGGGATGAATCGCCTAGAAAATACCTTGGATAGGCAATACAAAGTTAGAACAGCGAGTACCATATGGTACAAAGCCAACAAATTAAGCGACTATATCATTGCGCATCGCAAGAACAAGACCCTGAATGGACCTATCATTTTGATAGGACACTCCCTGGGAGCTAACGAACAGATTAAGGTTGCACAAAACCTCTATCGCGCCCATATTCCTGTGGATTTGCTGATCACAGTGGATGCAGTAGCACCCGTTGAAGTTCCCCCCAATGTCAAATATGTTCTTAATCTTTACAAACCTGCTTTAGTGCCGTTGTTCAGTGGACTTAAAATCAAAGCCGTTGATCCAGAATTTACATATGTAAATAATTTTGATGTTTCTAAGCTTAAAGATACTTATGTAAATCACTTTACGATTGACAAGAACAAAGAAATTCAGAAAATAATGCTCGAAAACGTGCTAGCGGTAATAAATAAGACGAATAAAAAGCATGGTTAG
- the gshB gene encoding glutathione synthase — protein MKLAVLTDPLDKLKPYKDTTLAMIKAAQSLGWDCVYFTQGDLYCRLGRAHARVHGIRIGDLESKHWADVREASEQPLSTFDIILMRRDPPFDMEYIYATYALDLAEKEGVLIANKPQSLRDANEKFFTLNFPQCCPPTLVSRHIAQLRAFWEEHNNVIFKPLEGMGGASVFHVDEKGANLSVILEVLTKSQTVSIMAQHYIPEIKTSGDKRILLINGDPVPYALARIPAKGELRGNLAAGARGEVVALTDRDRWICEQIQPTLREKGLYFVGIDVIGDYLTEINVTSPTCLQEITKETGLDVAGDYLRCLANLVSRK, from the coding sequence ATGAAACTTGCGGTGCTAACGGATCCTTTAGATAAATTAAAACCCTATAAGGATACAACGCTTGCCATGATTAAAGCTGCGCAAAGCTTAGGATGGGATTGTGTGTATTTCACGCAAGGGGATCTATATTGTCGATTAGGGCGTGCTCATGCGCGCGTGCATGGAATTCGTATTGGGGATCTCGAAAGTAAGCATTGGGCAGACGTGAGAGAAGCTTCAGAGCAACCCTTAAGCACATTTGATATTATTCTTATGCGGCGCGATCCCCCTTTTGATATGGAGTACATTTATGCGACTTATGCCTTGGATTTAGCCGAAAAAGAAGGGGTTCTCATTGCCAATAAGCCTCAAAGTCTTCGTGATGCCAATGAAAAATTTTTTACGCTAAATTTTCCTCAATGTTGTCCCCCAACCTTAGTGAGTCGTCATATTGCGCAACTGCGAGCATTTTGGGAAGAGCATAATAATGTCATTTTTAAACCACTTGAAGGAATGGGGGGGGCCTCTGTTTTTCATGTTGATGAAAAAGGCGCTAATTTATCGGTTATTTTGGAAGTGCTTACTAAAAGTCAAACGGTAAGCATTATGGCTCAACATTATATTCCTGAAATCAAGACCTCAGGTGATAAGCGAATTTTGCTTATCAACGGTGATCCGGTGCCCTATGCATTGGCGCGTATTCCTGCTAAAGGCGAGTTGCGTGGGAATCTTGCTGCTGGAGCTCGTGGCGAAGTGGTAGCACTTACAGATAGAGATCGTTGGATTTGTGAACAAATTCAGCCAACGCTGCGTGAAAAAGGATTGTATTTTGTTGGGATTGATGTGATTGGTGATTATCTAACAGAAATCAATGTCACGAGTCCAACCTGTTTACAAGAAATCACTAAAGAAACAGGGTTAGATGTTGCCGGAGACTATTTGCGTTGTTTAGCAAATCTTGTTTCAAGGAAGTAG